The following are encoded in a window of Pseudomonas graminis genomic DNA:
- a CDS encoding DUF3299 domain-containing protein, translating into MRHLLFVSLLLVCGLVRAAELPETDWLELMPKSDQKALEAMPEIDHNSPEGQGTFDSKGGLKQSKGLPAVMYSTKTVASMNDKIIRLGGYPVPLETDAKGHSTLFFLVPYPGACIHVPPPPPNQLVLVRYPKGLKISDIYTPLWVIGTLKVEKVNNDLADAAYALDASKVRVVVEADL; encoded by the coding sequence ATGCGTCATCTCCTCTTCGTTTCACTGCTGCTGGTCTGCGGATTGGTACGCGCCGCTGAATTACCTGAAACCGACTGGCTCGAGCTGATGCCGAAGTCGGATCAGAAAGCCCTCGAAGCCATGCCCGAAATCGATCACAACTCGCCTGAAGGTCAGGGAACGTTCGACAGCAAGGGCGGTTTGAAGCAGAGCAAGGGCTTGCCTGCCGTCATGTACTCCACCAAAACCGTCGCGTCGATGAACGACAAAATCATTCGCCTGGGTGGCTATCCGGTTCCGCTGGAGACTGATGCGAAGGGCCACAGCACGCTGTTCTTCCTCGTCCCGTACCCGGGGGCCTGCATCCACGTGCCGCCACCGCCGCCGAATCAGCTGGTGCTGGTGCGTTATCCGAAGGGCCTGAAGATCTCTGACATCTACACGCCGTTGTGGGTCATCGGCACGTTGAAGGTCGAGAAGGTCAACAATGATCTCGCCGACGCGGCTTATGCGCTGGATGCGTCGAAAGTGCGGGTGGTGGTTGAGGCGGATTTGTAG
- a CDS encoding GlsB/YeaQ/YmgE family stress response membrane protein — translation MGIIGTIFIGLIVGLLARFLKPGDDSMGWIMTILLGICGSLAATYGGQALGIYRAGEGAGFLGALVGAIILLVIYGMIKKR, via the coding sequence ATGGGAATCATCGGAACCATCTTCATCGGCTTGATCGTAGGTCTGCTGGCGCGCTTCCTGAAGCCAGGCGACGACAGCATGGGCTGGATCATGACCATCCTGCTCGGCATCTGCGGCTCGCTGGCTGCCACTTATGGTGGTCAGGCGCTGGGGATCTACCGCGCAGGCGAGGGTGCAGGTTTCCTCGGTGCACTTGTCGGCGCGATCATCCTGCTGGTGATCTACGGCATGATTAAAAAGCGTTAA